One genomic region from Luteibacter yeojuensis encodes:
- a CDS encoding class I SAM-dependent methyltransferase, giving the protein MKKFTKKFVIASVIGLAVSCGAEAFQADQPAQATPPASAGQVASTQLKAAVDGSWRSEKNKARDPYRHPEQTLTFFGIRPDMTVIEIWPSGGWFTEILAPFLNDNGHYIAAVPPGSKSAAALKKKFGFDKAHYGNAGFVEFEDKTPNLGPDGSADMVLTFRNVHNWAADGSAEAMFKAFYKVLKPGGVLGVEDHRADKGKKLDEVVNTGYLPTDYVVKLATDAGFRLDGQSEVNANPKDNHDHPKGVWTLPPTYELGEKDKAKYAAIGESDRMTLRFVKPAK; this is encoded by the coding sequence CCAGCCGGCCCAGGCCACGCCGCCGGCCAGCGCCGGGCAGGTGGCTTCGACCCAGCTGAAGGCCGCCGTCGACGGCAGCTGGCGTTCGGAGAAGAACAAGGCCCGCGATCCCTACCGCCACCCGGAACAGACGCTCACCTTCTTCGGCATCCGCCCGGACATGACCGTGATCGAGATCTGGCCGTCGGGCGGCTGGTTCACGGAAATCCTTGCGCCGTTCCTCAACGACAACGGTCATTACATCGCCGCCGTGCCCCCCGGCTCCAAGAGCGCCGCGGCCCTGAAGAAGAAGTTCGGTTTCGACAAGGCGCATTACGGCAACGCCGGCTTCGTCGAATTCGAGGACAAGACGCCGAACCTTGGTCCCGACGGTTCGGCCGACATGGTCCTGACCTTCCGCAACGTGCACAACTGGGCCGCCGACGGCAGCGCCGAGGCCATGTTCAAGGCGTTCTACAAAGTGCTCAAGCCCGGCGGCGTGCTCGGCGTGGAAGACCACCGCGCGGACAAGGGCAAGAAGCTCGACGAGGTGGTGAACACGGGCTACCTGCCGACCGACTACGTCGTCAAGCTGGCCACCGACGCGGGATTCAGGCTCGACGGCCAGAGCGAGGTCAACGCCAACCCGAAGGACAACCACGATCACCCGAAGGGCGTGTGGACCCTGCCGCCGACGTACGAACTGGGCGAGAAGGACAAGGCGAAGTACGCGGCGATCGGCGAATCCGACCGCATGACCTTGCGCTTCGTGAAGCCCGCGAAGTAA
- a CDS encoding pseudouridine synthase, whose amino-acid sequence MLVALNKPFGVLCQFTDDAGRRTLADFVPQKGVYAAGRLDQDSEGLLLLTDDGRLQHRLADPKHKQPKTYVVQVEGTPSAEALDRLRRGVLLKDGPTLPAGVEAIDEPEWLWPRDPPVRFRKTVPDAWLRIVLREGRNRQVRRMTAAVGLPTLRLIREAVGDYRLDGLGPGEVRIIA is encoded by the coding sequence GTGCTGGTCGCGCTGAACAAGCCGTTTGGCGTGCTCTGCCAGTTCACCGACGACGCCGGCCGGCGCACGCTGGCCGACTTCGTCCCGCAGAAAGGCGTCTACGCGGCGGGGCGGCTCGACCAGGACAGCGAGGGTTTGCTGCTGCTTACCGACGACGGCAGGTTGCAGCATCGCCTCGCCGATCCGAAGCACAAGCAGCCCAAGACGTATGTGGTGCAGGTCGAGGGTACGCCTTCCGCGGAAGCCCTCGACCGGCTGCGCCGCGGCGTGTTGCTGAAGGATGGCCCGACCCTGCCGGCCGGCGTCGAGGCGATCGATGAACCCGAATGGCTCTGGCCGCGCGATCCGCCGGTGCGCTTTCGCAAGACCGTGCCGGACGCATGGCTACGTATCGTGCTGCGGGAAGGACGTAACCGGCAGGTGCGGCGAATGACCGCCGCCGTGGGGTTGCCCACGCTGCGGCTGATCCGCGAGGCGGTCGGTGATTACCGGCTGGATGGACTGGGCCCTGGCGAAGTGCGGATTATCGCTTGA